TCCGGCGCTTGACCAGCCCGTGGAGACCTTGAGGGCGACCGCGGATATTGACGATGCCGCGTTTTGCGAGCAGGTGACGCGGCTCAAGGGCAATATTGACTCTGGCGATATTTACCAGGTCGTCCCCGCTCGCACCTTCACGGTGGACTGCCCCGATGCCTTCGCGGCCTATCGCCAGCTCCGGGAGACTAATCCTTCGCCGTATATGTTCTATCTCCGGGGAGAAGGTTATGAGCTTTTCGGCGCATCACCGGAATCCAATTTGAAGTTTGACCCAGAGACGCGGCAGGTGGAGCTCTATCCCATTGCCGGAACTAGGCCCCGCGGGCTCAACCCGGACGGCACGATCAACGATGAATTGGATATCCGCAATGAGCTAGAAATGCGCACGGATACCAAGGAGTTAGCCGAGCACACCATGCTGGTAGATCTGGCGCGCAATGACCTCGCCCGCGTAGCAGAACCCGGCACCCGGCGGGTGGCAGACCTGCTCCAAGTAGACCGCTATTCACGAGTCATGCACCTGGTCTCCCGCGTGACCGCCACGTTGCACGAGGACTTCGATGCCCTCGATGCCTACCGCGCCTGCATGAACATGGGAACGTTGACCGGCGCACCCAAGTTGCGCGCCAGCGAGCTCATCCGCCAGGCCGAACACAAGCGCCGTGGCTCCTACGGCGGCGCAGTGGGGTACCTGCGCGGCGACGGCGCCATGGATACCTGCATTGTCATTCGCTCCGCCTTCGTCCACCGCGGTACGGCCGCCGTCCAAGCTGGTGCCGGGGTGGTGCACGATTCCATCCCGCAATCCGAAGCCGATGAAACCCTGCACAAGGCCTATGCCGTTCTCCACGCCATTGCCCTCGCGCACAACGCCACCCTGGAGGTACAGCGATGAATTCACCGCACGTGGTCTTGCTCGATAACCACGATTCCTTTGTCTATAACCTCGTCGATGCCCTCGCCGGTTACCGCACCACCGTCTACCGCAACAGCGTCTCCGTCGCGGAGGTGCTGGCGGCCGAGCCCGATATTATTGTCCTTTCCCCAGGCCCCGGCCACCCGCGCGATGCTGGTTGCATAATGGAGCTTATCGGTGCCACCTTGGGCACCATCCCCATCCTCGGCGTCTGCTTGGGCTTCCAGGCGCTACTGGAATACCACGGTGGCGGGGTAGGGCCGTGCGGCCCCGTGCACGGCAAGTCCATACCTATGACGCTTACCGATGCCGGCACCGCCCACCCAGTCTTCGCCGGCCTAGCCACCGATGCCGATCCCGCCCAGCCCTGCGTCCCCGGCACCCAGGTCCCCGTGGCCCGGTATCACTCCTTGGGGTGCACGCGCGTGCCAGCCGGCATGCGGGTGCTCGCGGAGACGGAGGCAGAGATCGGGACCATCGCCATGGCGGCAGAAACGGACGATGGGATGGCACTAGGGATGCAATTCCACCCCGAGTCAATCCTCTCGCCCCGTGGCCCAGACATGCTAGACCGTTGCATCCACCGACTATCGACCCATCCCACTATGGAGCCAAAGCATTAATGACGAACCAAAGCCCATTGAAAACGCTGCAAGCCTTCTTGGATAATCCCGCACCCACCGTGGAGGAGGCCACCAAGGTCTTCACCCCGGTTGCCGTGGGTGATTATGACGATATTCAGATCTCCGCGTTGCTCACACATATCCGCACCCGCGGCGAAACCCTCGCGGATATCACGGGTGCCGCCAAGGCATTCCTGAAAGTTGGACACCCCTTTCCCATTACCGGCGAGGGACTCATGGACTCCGCGGGCACGGGCGGCGATGGCGCAAATACCATCAATATCACTACGGCGGCCTCCTTGGTTGCCGCCGCTGGGGGAGTGAGGATGGTCAAGCACGGCAACCGGTCCGTTTCCTCCAAGTCCGGTTCCGCCGATGTGCTCGAGGCACTGAATATTCCCCTGGACCTGGACGTGGACCGCGCCGTCCGGCAATTCGAGGCCTCCAATTTCACCTTCCTCTTCGCTCCGGCCTACAACCCCGCAGTGGCTCACGTGCAACCGGTGCGCAAGGCGCTCGGGGTCTCCACCATCTTCAATACCTTGGGACCCCTGCTCTCCCCGGGCCGCCCCAAACTACAGATCATGGGCATCGCCAACCCCGCCCAGGGTCCCATGATCGCGGAAGTCTTCCGGGAGCTGGGGCGCACGCGGGCGCTCGTCGTCCACGGCGCTGGTACCGATGAGATTGCCACCCACGGCACCACCCAGGTTTGGGAGCTAAAGGACGGCGAGATTTCACACTATGAGCTAACGCCGGAGGAGTTGGGCATCGCCAAGCATGAGCTCAGTGAGCTTGCCGGCGGCGACGGCCAAGATAATGCCGCGCACGTGCGCGCCATATTTAATGGCTCGGGTAAGCCGGCGCACTATGACGCTGTCGTGGCATCGGCTGGGGCAATGTTTTATCTGGGTGGCACCACGGCCTCCATTGCAGAGGGCGTCGCGCACGCCAAGGGGCTCATCGATAGCGGGGACGTGGACCGCTGGCTGCGCACCCACGAGCAAGCGGAATACTAAGAAGGCCACACGAGGGAAAAGAAATGACAAAACAGAAACTGCCGACGGTGCTCGAGGGGATTGTGGCTCAGCGCCGCACTCACCTTGCCGGCATTCGCGAGCGCATCGCCCACGTAGATGTGGACAAGCTTGAGCCGTCTCGGCGTTCGCTTTTTGCGGCGCTCAATGGCACCAATCGCTTCATCATGGAGTGCAAGTCTGCATCGCCATCACTCGGAATGATTCGCGAGGATTACCGCCCCGGCGAAATCGCGCGCGTCTATTCCCGCTACGCGAATGCCATTTCCGTGCTGTGTGAGCCGGAGCGGTTCGGCGGGGATTACGATCACCTCCAGACCGTAGCCCAGTCCACGCACCTGCCGGTTTTGTGCAAGGACTTCATCGTCGATCCGGTTCAGGTCTATGCCGCGCGCTACTACGGCGCGGATGCGATTTTGCTCATGA
This is a stretch of genomic DNA from Corynebacterium accolens. It encodes these proteins:
- a CDS encoding anthranilate synthase component 1 → MTYTATRDIAYCRDASALFHSLARSSDSLLLESADIETKKNLTCLAVLDAAARVTCTGQRVRVLALSPAGEQLITMLYSRFTNRIVSRETTEIVFEFSPSSESDERQRLLDESTADILRALQRDHSYSSPLLPFVAGGFAYDYLATFENLPEVGEGPNTFPDYEFLVAQTVLAVDHLTKTARVEGWDIDRARLEDRLDALAATPIDAIENPALDQPVETLRATADIDDAAFCEQVTRLKGNIDSGDIYQVVPARTFTVDCPDAFAAYRQLRETNPSPYMFYLRGEGYELFGASPESNLKFDPETRQVELYPIAGTRPRGLNPDGTINDELDIRNELEMRTDTKELAEHTMLVDLARNDLARVAEPGTRRVADLLQVDRYSRVMHLVSRVTATLHEDFDALDAYRACMNMGTLTGAPKLRASELIRQAEHKRRGSYGGAVGYLRGDGAMDTCIVIRSAFVHRGTAAVQAGAGVVHDSIPQSEADETLHKAYAVLHAIALAHNATLEVQR
- a CDS encoding anthranilate synthase component II — protein: MNSPHVVLLDNHDSFVYNLVDALAGYRTTVYRNSVSVAEVLAAEPDIIVLSPGPGHPRDAGCIMELIGATLGTIPILGVCLGFQALLEYHGGGVGPCGPVHGKSIPMTLTDAGTAHPVFAGLATDADPAQPCVPGTQVPVARYHSLGCTRVPAGMRVLAETEAEIGTIAMAAETDDGMALGMQFHPESILSPRGPDMLDRCIHRLSTHPTMEPKH
- the trpD gene encoding anthranilate phosphoribosyltransferase; the protein is MTNQSPLKTLQAFLDNPAPTVEEATKVFTPVAVGDYDDIQISALLTHIRTRGETLADITGAAKAFLKVGHPFPITGEGLMDSAGTGGDGANTINITTAASLVAAAGGVRMVKHGNRSVSSKSGSADVLEALNIPLDLDVDRAVRQFEASNFTFLFAPAYNPAVAHVQPVRKALGVSTIFNTLGPLLSPGRPKLQIMGIANPAQGPMIAEVFRELGRTRALVVHGAGTDEIATHGTTQVWELKDGEISHYELTPEELGIAKHELSELAGGDGQDNAAHVRAIFNGSGKPAHYDAVVASAGAMFYLGGTTASIAEGVAHAKGLIDSGDVDRWLRTHEQAEY